Proteins co-encoded in one Polaromonas vacuolata genomic window:
- a CDS encoding HD-GYP domain-containing protein, giving the protein MRSNKSNTAKPIELKLSEIIAALSQALDMTEGQPEGHCVRCCWIGMHVAREIGMSEAEQWELYYTLLLKDLGCSSNAARICALYLTDDLAFKRDFKFVGDSFPQVVRFVLKHTGLQAGLSERFRSVLNIFKNGSEYSQELIQTRCQRGADIARLLRFPEAVANGIYSLDEHWNGQGKPDQLAGQAIPIYSRIALLAQVVDVFNVSGGQSAAIDEVRRRSGQWFSPELVTAMENLTTNTSFWTMLSSTALNDAVEALEPASFIVPLDEDYLDDIATAFGQVVDSKSPFTSGHSSRVALYTDLISEELGLDPDRRRWLKRAALLHDVGKLGVSNSVLDKAGKLDKDEWAAVKEHAALTEKILSKIKAFGELAKVAGAHHERLDGNGYPNGLSAVDISLETRIITIADIFDAITADRPYRGAIPIPVTLTMMEKTVGTAIDADCFEALKRAITRIDLTGEFKTLADENIKKISETAALESLSSAP; this is encoded by the coding sequence ATGCGTTCAAATAAAAGTAATACTGCCAAGCCTATTGAGCTAAAGCTTTCCGAAATCATTGCGGCTCTCAGTCAGGCTCTGGATATGACTGAGGGCCAACCCGAGGGGCATTGCGTGAGATGCTGCTGGATAGGCATGCACGTTGCTCGCGAAATCGGTATGTCTGAGGCTGAGCAATGGGAGCTTTATTACACGCTGCTTCTTAAAGACTTGGGTTGCAGCAGCAATGCCGCTCGAATTTGTGCGCTCTACCTGACCGATGACTTGGCTTTTAAGCGCGATTTCAAGTTTGTGGGGGACAGCTTTCCTCAAGTTGTGCGCTTTGTTTTAAAGCACACCGGCTTGCAAGCGGGTTTGTCTGAGCGTTTTCGCAGTGTGTTAAATATTTTTAAAAATGGTTCTGAATATTCTCAAGAATTGATACAAACGCGATGCCAAAGAGGCGCTGATATTGCGCGACTGCTGCGTTTTCCAGAGGCAGTCGCTAATGGAATTTATAGCCTAGACGAGCATTGGAATGGTCAAGGCAAACCGGATCAATTGGCTGGCCAAGCCATCCCGATTTATTCACGCATAGCACTACTGGCCCAAGTCGTGGATGTGTTTAATGTCTCCGGAGGACAAAGCGCTGCAATCGATGAAGTGCGCCGTCGCAGTGGTCAATGGTTTTCTCCAGAATTAGTCACTGCTATGGAAAACCTCACAACAAATACTTCTTTTTGGACCATGCTTAGCAGCACTGCGCTCAATGACGCTGTGGAAGCGCTGGAACCTGCCAGTTTTATTGTGCCTTTAGATGAAGATTATCTAGATGACATTGCCACAGCGTTTGGACAGGTGGTCGACTCCAAGAGTCCCTTTACCAGCGGGCACAGCTCAAGAGTTGCTTTGTACACAGACTTAATTTCTGAGGAACTTGGTTTGGATCCGGATCGCCGCCGCTGGCTAAAACGTGCAGCACTTTTGCATGATGTTGGCAAGCTAGGTGTTAGCAATAGTGTCTTAGATAAAGCCGGAAAACTTGATAAGGACGAATGGGCTGCAGTCAAAGAACATGCGGCGTTAACAGAGAAAATTCTTTCTAAAATTAAAGCCTTTGGTGAGTTGGCAAAGGTGGCCGGTGCACACCATGAACGGTTGGATGGTAATGGTTATCCAAATGGCTTGAGTGCAGTTGATATAAGTTTGGAGACACGCATCATCACGATTGCAGATATTTTTGATGCCATTACTGCTGACCGTCCCTATCGAGGTGCAATTCCGATTCCCGTCACCCTGACAATGATGGAAAAAACAGTCGGTACAGCGATAGATGCAGATTGTTTTGAGGCTTTGAAAAGAGCCATTACACGGATTGATTTGACCGGTGAATTTAAAACCTTGGCAGACGAAAATATTAAAAAAATATCGGAAACTGCGGCTTTAGAAAGCCTTAGTTCGGCGCCTTAA
- a CDS encoding carboxymuconolactone decarboxylase family protein: protein MNQESFEKGLQTRRDVLGADYVDASLKSADAFNMPMQELVTEYCWNEIWNRPGLDRKTRSIINLAMLTALNRPHELKLHVRGAINNGVSKEEISEILLQSAIYCGVPAAIDSFRGAKEVFKEMNI from the coding sequence ATGAACCAAGAATCCTTTGAAAAAGGCCTTCAAACACGACGCGACGTGTTGGGCGCTGACTATGTTGACGCGTCCCTCAAAAGTGCAGACGCTTTCAATATGCCAATGCAAGAATTGGTCACCGAATATTGCTGGAATGAAATCTGGAACCGACCCGGCCTAGACCGGAAAACGCGCAGCATCATCAACCTTGCTATGCTCACCGCATTGAACCGTCCACACGAGTTAAAGCTCCACGTACGCGGCGCTATTAACAACGGTGTGAGCAAGGAAGAAATCAGCGAGATACTTCTGCAATCAGCCATTTATTGCGGCGTGCCAGCAGCTATTGACAGCTTTAGAGGCGCTAAAGAAGTCTTTAAGGAAATGAATATTTAA
- a CDS encoding ABC-F family ATP-binding cassette domain-containing protein, which yields MITLKNVVLRRGAKLILDAASVTLNPGEKVGLVGRNGAGKSTLFAMLNGSLNEDGGEYSIPSLWRMAQVAQDMPETEQSATDYVIEGDVVLLEAQAEVDASEISGDGDRMAHAYMNLYDSGAHDAPSRAQALILGLGFKLSELDNPVNSFSGGWRMRLQLARALMCPSDLLLLDEPTNHLDLDALVWLEAWLKRYQGTMLVISHDREFLDAVTDVTVHIESSKLIRYGGNYSKFEDLRSEQMALQQTAFSKQQDKIAHLQKFIARFKAKASKAKQAQSRVKALDRMEKIAPLLAEADFTFEFKEPANLPNPMLSMQHAYFGYPAPEDAPEGTPPTVIVQNVSKSVLAGQRIGILGANGQGKSTLVKTVARALMPIDGELIEGKGLNIGYFAQQELDVLRLEDNPLDHMIRLVKEVSAAGKMGNQATREQDLRSFLGNFNFGGDMVKQAVGSMSGGEKARLVLCMIVWQRPNLLLLDEPTNHLDLATREALSMALNEFEGTVMLVSHDRALLRAVCDEFWMVSKGGVEPFDGDLDDYQKYLLDYAKRQREDAKKSGTSAAKTSPAQAAPAKLTESKKNDSQQPNAEQKKAQAQRRQDQSELTKPLRKELDKVDLRMKSLGTEKDSLQALLTRSKLPAEIAQTGKRLKVIETETGQLEERWLELTEQIETAAA from the coding sequence ATGATTACCCTTAAAAATGTGGTGCTGCGTCGCGGCGCCAAACTCATATTGGACGCTGCGTCCGTGACCCTAAACCCTGGCGAAAAAGTCGGTTTGGTTGGGCGTAATGGTGCGGGAAAATCCACGCTGTTTGCCATGCTCAACGGCTCGTTAAATGAAGACGGCGGCGAATACAGCATTCCCAGCCTATGGCGCATGGCTCAGGTCGCTCAGGACATGCCTGAGACCGAACAAAGCGCCACCGACTATGTGATCGAAGGCGATGTAGTGCTGCTCGAAGCCCAAGCCGAAGTCGATGCCTCAGAAATCAGCGGCGACGGCGACCGCATGGCACACGCTTATATGAATCTCTACGACAGCGGCGCACACGACGCCCCGTCGCGCGCGCAAGCCTTGATTCTGGGTCTGGGTTTCAAGCTTAGCGAACTCGACAATCCGGTGAATAGTTTTTCCGGCGGTTGGCGCATGCGTTTACAGCTCGCCCGAGCCTTGATGTGCCCGTCTGATTTGCTGCTGCTAGACGAGCCAACCAATCACTTAGACCTTGACGCGCTAGTCTGGCTAGAAGCTTGGCTCAAACGCTACCAAGGCACCATGCTGGTGATTAGCCACGACCGCGAATTTTTGGATGCGGTGACCGATGTCACCGTGCACATTGAAAGCTCAAAGCTGATTCGTTACGGCGGCAACTACAGCAAGTTCGAAGACTTGCGCTCTGAGCAGATGGCGCTGCAACAAACCGCGTTTTCTAAACAGCAAGACAAAATTGCCCACCTGCAAAAGTTTATCGCCCGCTTTAAAGCCAAGGCCAGTAAAGCCAAGCAGGCCCAAAGCCGGGTTAAAGCACTTGACCGCATGGAGAAAATTGCGCCGCTGCTGGCCGAAGCTGACTTCACCTTTGAATTCAAAGAGCCGGCCAATCTGCCCAACCCCATGCTGTCCATGCAACACGCCTATTTTGGCTACCCTGCGCCGGAAGACGCACCAGAAGGCACACCGCCTACGGTGATCGTGCAAAACGTCAGCAAGTCGGTGTTGGCCGGTCAGCGAATTGGTATTTTGGGCGCCAACGGTCAAGGTAAATCGACCTTGGTCAAAACCGTCGCACGGGCTTTAATGCCTATCGACGGCGAATTGATTGAAGGCAAGGGCTTAAACATTGGCTACTTCGCGCAACAAGAACTCGACGTTTTGCGCCTAGAAGACAACCCACTAGACCACATGATTCGTTTGGTCAAGGAAGTCAGCGCCGCCGGCAAGATGGGCAATCAAGCCACACGCGAGCAGGACTTGCGCTCTTTCCTGGGCAACTTCAACTTCGGTGGCGACATGGTCAAGCAGGCCGTGGGCAGCATGAGTGGTGGCGAAAAAGCCCGCTTAGTGCTGTGCATGATTGTCTGGCAACGCCCCAACTTATTGCTGCTCGATGAGCCAACCAATCACTTGGACTTGGCCACCCGTGAAGCCTTATCAATGGCGCTGAATGAATTCGAAGGCACTGTGATGCTGGTCAGCCACGACCGCGCATTGCTGCGTGCCGTTTGCGATGAGTTTTGGATGGTCTCAAAAGGCGGTGTCGAACCCTTCGACGGCGACTTGGATGACTACCAGAAATACCTGCTGGACTACGCCAAGCGTCAACGTGAAGACGCCAAGAAATCGGGCACTAGCGCGGCTAAAACTAGCCCCGCACAAGCCGCGCCAGCAAAACTCACTGAGTCAAAAAAAAACGATAGTCAGCAACCCAATGCTGAGCAAAAAAAAGCCCAAGCCCAACGTCGTCAAGACCAGTCAGAGCTGACCAAACCGCTGCGCAAAGAACTCGATAAAGTTGATCTGCGCATGAAGTCTTTGGGTACTGAAAAAGACAGCCTGCAGGCCTTGCTGACGCGTAGCAAACTGCCGGCTGAAATCGCCCAAACTGGTAAACGTCTCAAAGTCATTGAAACTGAAACTGGTCAACTCGAAGAACGCTGGTTGGAACTGACTGAGCAAATTGAAACTGCCGCAGCCTAA
- the prmB gene encoding 50S ribosomal protein L3 N(5)-glutamine methyltransferase, giving the protein MSEQLQLKSNSVLSLIEEVAEQLAAAGLSLENGFGQGTLNAFDEAAWLVLWRLALPIDSLASVEEKAVSPEDLIQVTKLLQQRITTRKPLAYLTQEAYLQGVAFYVDERCIIPRSLIAELLADESIDDWLDEDTHRVLDLCTGNASLAVIAAMVWPDVNVDAADISQDALAVARINVDKHELQSRITLITSDGLTACSGPYDLILCNPPYVNAATMAALPAEFKAEPNLALAGGKDGMDFIRGLFRTVAAKMSENAVLVLEIGNERANFEHAFPGLEPLWFETSAGADQVLLLTREQLELVFS; this is encoded by the coding sequence ATGAGCGAGCAATTGCAACTCAAATCAAATTCCGTCCTATCGCTGATAGAGGAAGTTGCCGAGCAACTCGCCGCTGCGGGTCTGAGCTTAGAAAACGGTTTTGGTCAGGGCACACTCAACGCCTTTGACGAAGCGGCTTGGTTAGTCCTGTGGCGTCTGGCCTTGCCGATTGATAGTCTAGCGTCGGTTGAAGAAAAAGCAGTCTCACCAGAAGACTTGATACAAGTGACCAAGCTGCTGCAGCAGCGTATTACTACGCGCAAGCCACTGGCCTATCTGACTCAAGAGGCTTATCTGCAAGGCGTGGCCTTTTATGTCGACGAGCGCTGCATTATTCCGCGCTCCTTGATTGCCGAATTACTCGCCGACGAAAGCATAGACGACTGGCTCGATGAGGACACGCATCGCGTGCTCGACTTGTGCACCGGCAACGCCAGCCTAGCGGTGATTGCGGCCATGGTTTGGCCCGATGTCAACGTAGACGCCGCCGACATCAGTCAAGACGCGCTGGCTGTGGCCCGTATCAATGTAGATAAACACGAATTGCAAAGCCGCATCACGCTGATTACGTCTGATGGATTAACCGCTTGCAGCGGCCCTTATGATTTGATTTTGTGCAATCCGCCTTATGTCAACGCCGCCACTATGGCCGCTTTGCCGGCTGAATTTAAAGCCGAACCCAACTTGGCTTTAGCCGGTGGCAAAGACGGTATGGATTTCATTCGCGGCCTTTTTCGTACGGTGGCCGCAAAGATGAGCGAAAATGCTGTCTTGGTGTTGGAAATAGGCAATGAGCGCGCGAATTTCGAGCACGCCTTTCCAGGACTTGAGCCCTTGTGGTTCGAGACCAGCGCCGGTGCCGACCAAGTGCTACTGCTCACGCGGGAACAATTAGAGTTGGTATTTTCATGA